One Marasmius oreades isolate 03SP1 chromosome 2, whole genome shotgun sequence DNA segment encodes these proteins:
- the FAL1 gene encoding RNA helicase — protein MSGLNTGDEKLVFESSEAVSVVSTFDDLGLKEDLLRGIYAYNFEKPSAIQQRAILPITQGRDVIAQAQSGTGKTATFSISILQSIDVTVRETQALVLSPTRELATQIQSVVLALGDYMNVQCHACIGGTSIGEDIRKLEYGQHVVSGTPGRVFDMIRRRSLRTRNIKMLVLDEADELLNKGFKDQIYDVYRYLPPATQVVVLSATLPYDVLEMTTKFMTDPIRILVKRDELTLEGIKQFFVAVEKEDWKFDTLCDLYDTLTITQAVIFCNTRRKVDWLTEKMRASNFTVSSMHGEMVQKERDAIMAEFRGGTSRVLITTDVWARGIDVQQVSLVINYDLPANRENYIHRIGRSGRFGRKGVAINFVTVDDVRILRDIEMYYSTQIDEMPVNAAELI, from the exons ATGTCCGGCCTCAATACAGGAGACGAG AAACTCGTTTTCGAGTCCTCAGAAGCCGTTTCTGTCGTGTCAACTTTTGATGACCTTGGTTTGAAGGAGGACCTGTTGCGTGGCATCTATGCATACA ACTTTGAAAAGCCTTCGGCGATCCAGCAACGTGCCATCCTTCCTATAACTCAAGGACGCGATGTTATTGCCCAGGCTCAGTCCGGAACGGGTAAAACAGCCACATTTTCCATCTCAATACTCCAGTCCATCGATGTCACTGTCAGAGAAACGCAGGCACTCGTCCTGTCGCCCACAAGAGAACTTGCAACTCAAATTCAGTCAGTGGTTCTTGCTTTGGGAGACTACATGAACGTGCAGTGTCACGCTTGCATTGGCGGTACCTCGATTGGGGAAGATATTCGGAAACTAGAGTACGGTCAACATGTAGTTTCTGGTACCCCGGGACGTGTTTTCGACATGATCAGAAGGCGAAGTCTTAGGACCCGTAACATCAAAATGCTGGTCCTTGATGAAGCCGACGAACTGCTGAACAAGGGATTCAAAGACCAGATATATGATGTTTACAGGTATCTACCTCCTGCAACTCAAGTCGTCGTTCTCAGCGCGACCTTACCCTACGATGTTCTGGAAATGACGACAAAATTCATGACGGATCCCATCCGTATTCTCGTTAAGCGTGACGAGTTGACGCTGGAAGGTATCAAGCAGTTTTTCGTCGCCGTAGAGAAGGAGGACTGGAAATTCGACACGCTTTGCGATCTTTACGACACTTTGACGATCACTCAAGCTGTGATCTTCTGCAATACAAGGCGGAAG GTGGACTGGTTGACCGAAAAGATGAGAGCTTCAAATTTCACCGTATCCTCGATGCATGGTGAAATGGTTCAAAAGGAGCGAGATGCGATCATGGCCGAATTCCGAGGAGGGACATC TCGTGTCCTCATTACAACCGATGTTTGGGCTCGAGGTATCGATGTGCAACAAGTTTCGCTGGTCATCAACTACGATCTTCCAGC AAATCGTGAAAACTATATCCATAGGATTGGTCGTTCCGGTCGTTTCGGACGGAAAGGTGTCGCTATCAAC TTTGTGACGGTCGATGATGTTCGAATCCTACGGGATATCG AAATGTATTACAGTACCCAAATT GATGAAATGCCAGTCAATGCCGCGGAGCTGATTTAA
- a CDS encoding uncharacterized protein (BUSCO:EOG092605OK) has product MNISHSLPSYITGISFSFLTPEDARSISVKQIVNPVLLDALNRPNIGGLYDPALGPNERSDICATCKLGYFTCPGHFGHIELPAPVFHPLFFANMYNLFRATCLFCHRFKIDREELCKYVAKFRLLEYGLLEAAYGLDDLHRVRTVKESGNKRKGKGKKKQPEGENDEDDSENREDSASESTPEDKGNGADDDESPYEYMARINRYVTAHLSRASGSKRDSYKDTLVYQARKELINEFLKATILTRCQNDNCRSFAYTFRKEGYTKIIEYDLSAKQKLRNTKTRPDVLASKPEPNAQQDSDIEMSGPESVDDGDPVGPDEEDEEEEGEDGPSNPKSDNLPRAANGKIKTKRGRNERVIAPEECRAHLRRLFNSESTMCSLLYGKHGPFAKLSSEGLSLASADMFFLDVIPVPPTRFRPASKMNEVLYEHPQNELLAKILQTSYRLRDLNISLKEASAKGPMYDEAARKKLMATLLEALIQLQVNVNSFMDSSKNPTPMRQGKLPPTGVKQNLEKKEGLFRKHMMGKRVNYAARSVISPDVSIEPNEIGIPPIFAKKLTFPEPVTPFNFHKLRQQVINGPRVHPGASMVEFEDGHQVSLDKLTVEQRTAIANQLLTPQEGEQIRKGLRTRTNAINKKVYRHLEDGDILILNRQPTLHKPSMMTHKARILHGEKTIRMHYANCNSYNADFDGDEMNIHFPQNQIARAEAEMISNTDNQYLVPTSGNPLRGLIQDHVVAGVWMTSQGTFFTREEYFQLLYGALRPEDDCTPRLVTLPPTIWKPVSLWTGKQVISTILKNITPENMEGINLNAGTKVPGHLWGSDSKEDKVIFMDGELLCGVLDKAAFGASDYGIVHSVYELYGPPVVGRLLGILSRLFTKFLQHRAFTCRIDDLTLTPEGDAKRKDILERAKNLGTDGAIENFPSLSKLPTDDVPDALRSLLQDVLRDDNKMAGLDVTVKTKLSKLTSDISDACLPNKLLRRFPHNNMQTMTLSGAKGSAVNARQISCALGQQELEGRRVPVMVSGKTLPSFKAFETKAIAGGYVASRFLTGVRPQEFYFHCMAGREGLIDTAVKTSRSGYLQRCLIKHLEGIRVHYDNTVRGSDSSVYQFHYGGDALDVTKQKHLHQFDFIAQNEQSWINLLKPGKLDYVANTGSRNAPKYMKKVLKKSLAKRGKYDPALSLFNPSREIGATSEHFAEALEEYVKTNTRNLIDDGTEERWKSRNQRIAPGHFRLLMHVKYMKSLVEPGEAVGLLASQGVGEPSTQMTLNTFHFAGHGAANVTLGIPRLREIVMTASQKPKTPSMTMRLRAGTLQEDVDRFCKRATKLTLSQIIERIAVTEKLQTNGDARRRLYTVEIFFFPREEYEAEYDTDPTEVLSSFGVKFPLTLKKEITAELKRVDADMRSQISQLGQGKKSKSKDRDTAEGDDDEEPRSTRKDNDESEAGDGDADEAKRARQQKQQVSYESDDDFEDNDEEMVLYNDEELEAEYADEMEVAQDETDPEVKYKTKSFNAYVKRVGDMFQRNFQLTNSFEFECSKVTIVLNFPTDLPKLLLVGIVERICRTTVIREIPGITDCFQSKEEKKGQEPIIKLTTNGSNFKGLWEFASSADETILEDDETYSNDIYAILKTYGVEMARAAIFKEMSGIFGLYKIQVDRRHLELIADYMTFDGGYKPFNRKGISTNPSPLLKASYETTAAFLSDATLHGDFDDLTTPSGNIVLGRPISTGTGAFDVLMPIEAVH; this is encoded by the exons ATGAACATTTCACACTCCTTGCCTTCTTATATTACCGGAATATCGTTTTCTTTTCTGACACCCGAAGATGCACGAAGCATATCCGTCAAGCAAATTGTCAACCCAGTTCTTCTCGATGCGTTGAACCGCCCCAATATCGGGGGTCTGTACGATCCTGCTCTTGGGCCAAATGAAAGATCTGATAT atgCGCAACCTGTAAACTTGGATACTTCACCTGCCCCGGTCATTTTGGACACATTGAACTACCCGCGCCAGTTTTCCACCCGCTCTTTTTTGCAAATATGTATAACCTCTTCCGGGCAACATGCCTTTTTTGTCATAGGTTCAAAATCGATCGAGAAGAA CTTTGTAAATACGTCGCTAAATTCAGGTTGTTGGAATACGGACTTTTGGAGGCTGCTTATGGTCTGGACGACTTACACCGAGTTAGGACTGTAAAGGAAAGTGGGAACAAACGGAAGGGCaaggggaaaaagaaacaaCCGGAGGGAGAGAATGACGAGGATGATAGTGAGAATAGGGAAGACAGTGCTAGTGAATCTacacctgaagacaaggggaACGGTGCAGATGATGACGAAAGTCCTTATGAGTATATGGCCAGAATCAACCGTTATGTGACGGCCCATCTGTCCCGCGCGTCTGGCAGTAAAAGAGACAGCTACAAGGATACCCTCGTGTATCAGGCCAGGAAGGAACTCATCAATGAATTTTTGAAGGCCACAATACTGACAAGATGTCAGAACGATAACTGTCGGAG CTTTGCATACACTTTTAGAAAAGAAGGCTATACCAAGATAATCGAATACGATCTCTCCGCAAAGCAAAAGTTGAGGAACACCAAGACGCGGCCGGATGTTCTTGCAAGTAAACCCGAACCGAATGCTCAACAGGACTCGGACATTGAGATGTCCGGCCCAGAGTCGGTTGATGATGGAGACCCGGTTGGACctgacgaggaagatgaggaggaggaaggagaggatgGGCCTTCTAATCCTAAGTCAGATAACCTACCCAGAGCCGCGAACGGAAAAATCAAGACCAAACGAGGGCGCAATGAGCGTGTGATTGCCCCAGAGGAGTGCCGAGCTCATCTTCGCCGCCTTTTCAATAGCGAATCCACGATGTGTTCGTTATTGTACGGAAAACACGGCCCGTTTGCGAAATTATCCTCCGAAGGGCTCTCGCTTGCATCTGCCGATATGTTCTTCCTGGATGTCATTCCTGTCCCCCCGACGCGTTTTCGCCCAGCCTCCAAAATGAATGAAGTTCTCTATGAACACCCGCAAAACGAACTCCTCGCAAAGATCCTCCAAACCTCATACCGACTGCGTGACCTCAACATTAGCCTCAAAGAAGCGTCTGCGAAGGGCCCTATGTACGATGAGGCTGCAAGGAAGAAGTTGATGGCTACTCTACTGGAGGCGTTGATCCAGCTGCAAGTCAACGTCAACAGCTTTATGGACAGCAGTAAGAACCCGACACCCATGCGACAGGGAAAACTTCCTCCTACCGGTGTGAAGCAGAAtttggagaagaaagaagggCTATTCCGGAAACACATGATG GGAAAACGTGTCAACTACGCCGCTCGTTCAGTCATTTCTCCGGACGTGAGCATTGAGCCCAACGAAATCGGTATTCCTCCCATATTCGCTAAAAAGCTTACATTCCCGGAACCCGTTACACCCTTTAATTTCCACAAACTACGACAGCAAGTTATTAACGGACCTCGTGTTCATCCTGGTGCTTCAATGGTGGAGTTTGAGGATGGCCATCAGGTTTCCTTG GACAAACTAACTGTGGAACAAAGGACAGCGATCGCTAACCAGCTGCTGACACCTCAAGAGGGTGAGCAGATCCGAaaaggccttcgaaccagaacGAATGCAATAAACAAGAAGGTGTATCGTCACTTGGAGGATGGTGACATTTTAATTCTGAATCGACAGCCAACACTGCACAAACCTAGTATGATGACACATAAAGCTCGGATTTTACATGGCGAGAAGACCATACGGATGCATTATGCAAACTG TAATTCGTACAATG CCGACTTCGATGGTGACGAGATGAACATACACTTTCCTC AGAATCAAATTGCCCGTGCTGAAGCAGAGATGATTTCTAACACCGACAACCAATACCTCGTACCAACGTCTGGAAACCCCCTACGAGGTTTGATCCAGGATCACGTTGTTGCGGGCGTTTGGATGACAAGCCAGGGCACCTTCTTCACTCGTGAAGAATACTTCCAATTACTTTACGGTGCCTTGCGCCCCGAAGATGATTGTACGCCGCGTTTAGTGACGCTCCCACCTACCATCTGGAAGCCTGTGTCTTTATGGACAGGGAAGCAAGTG ATTTCGACCATCCTCAAAAATATCACCCCAGAGAACATGGAAGGAATCAACTTGAACGCCGGCACCAAAGTTCCCGGTCATTTGTGGGGTTCTGATTCGAAGGAGGATAAAGTTATATTCATGGACGGGGAACTTCTCTGTGGTGTTCTGGACAAGGCTGCGTTCGGAGCTTCGGATTATGGTATTGTTCATTCCGTCTATGAGCTTTACGGGCCACCTGTGGTGGGACGATTGTTAGGCATCCTTAGTCGGCTATTCACCAAATTCCTCCAACATCGTGCCTTCACCTGTCGTATTGACGACCTTACCCTCACACCCGAAGGAGACGCCAAACGTAAAGACATTCTCGAGCGGGCAAAAAACCTAGGAACGGATGGTGCAATAGAAAATTTTCCGTCCCTCAGTAAACTGCCCACGGACGATGTTCCCGATGCCCTCAGATCACTGTTGCAGGATGTTTTGCGAGACGACAATAAGATGGCCGGTCTCGACGTTACAGTCAAGACTAAACTGTCAAAACTTACCTCGGATATCTCGGATGCATGTTTACCTAATAAACTTCTCCGCAGATTCCCCCACAATAACATGCAAACAATGACACTGTCAGGAGCCAAGGGTAGTGCGGTCAACGCACGACAGATATCTTGCGCCCTaggtcaacaggagttggaAGGCCGTCGGGTTCCGGTCATGGTCAGTGGGAAGACGCTGCCGTCTTTCAAAGCTTTTGAAACCAAGGCCATTGCAGGTGGTTATGTGGCCAGTCGATTTTTGACCGGTGTAAGGCCACAAGAGTTCTATTTCCACTGTATGGCTGGACGAGAAGGTCTCATCGATACCGCCGTCAAGACGTCCCGTTCTGGATATCTCCAACGTTGTTTGATTAAGCATTTGGAAGGAATCCGCGTGCATTATGATAACACGGTGCGCGGGAGTGATTCATCGGTCTACCAATTCCATTATGGTGGTGACGCTCTGGACGTCACGAAACAAAAACACCTTCATCAATTTGATTTCATCGCACAGAATGAGCAATCGTGGATCAACCTACTTAAACCTGGGAAATTGGATTATGTGGCCAATACTGGTTCTCGAAACGCGCCAAAATATATGAAGAAGGTTTTAAAGAAGTCGCTCGCTAAGCGCGGCAAATATGATCCTGCCTTGTCCTTGTTCAATCCAAGTCGTGAAATTGGCGCGACTTCCGAGCACTTTGCTGAAGCTTTAGAAGAGTATGTCAAGACCAATACCCGCAATCTAATCGATGACGGCACGGAAGAGCGGTGGAAATCTCGGAATCAGCGCATAGCGCCTGGTCACTTCCGCCTCCTCATGCACGTCAAGTACATGAAAAGTTTGGTCGAACCTGGCGAAGCGGTTGGTCTACTGGCCTCCCAAGG TGTTGGTGAACCATCTACGCAAATGACACTTAACACGTTCCACTTTGCCG GTCACGGTGCTGCGAACGTCACGCTCGGTATTCCTCGACTACGTGAAATCGTCATGACCGCCTCGCAGAAGCCAAAAACGCCGTCCATGACCATGAGGTTACGAGCTGGGACTTTGCAGGAAGACGTCGATCGGTTTTGCAAGCGCGCCACCAAATTAACCTTATCGCAAATCATCGAGCGGATAGCAGTTACCGAAAAGTTACAGACAAACGGTGACGCACGACGAAGACTTTATACCGTAgaaatcttcttcttccccagGGAAGAGTATGAAGCCGAATATGACACAGATCCTACAGAAGTATTATCTTCGTTTGGCGTCAAGTTTCCGTTGACTTTGAAGAAGGAGATAACAGCCGAATTGAAAAGAGTGGATGCGGACATGCGTAGTCAGATCTCACAACTCGGTCAAGGCAAGAAATCGAAGTCCAAGGACCGCGATACCGCTGAAGGtgatgacgacgaagaaCCCAGATCCACGAGGAAGGATAATGACGAAAGTGAGGCTGGTGATGGCGACGCAGATGAAGCCAAACGTGCTAGGCAGCAAAAGCAGCAAGTCAGTTACGAATCGGATGATGACTTCGAAGATAACGACGAGGAAATGGTACTCTATAACGACGAGGAGCTAGAGGCTGAGTATGCGGACGAGATGGAAGTGGCCCAGGACGAAACTGACCCGGAAGTCAAATACAAAACCAAAAGCTTCAACGCATATGTTAAGCGAGTTGGTGATATGTTCCAGCGAAATTTCCAACTCACGAATTCTTTCGAATTCGAGTGCTCAAAGGTCACCATCGTCCTCAAC TTTCCAACCGATCTTCCAAAGCTTTTGCTCGTCGGTATCGTAGAGCGAATCTGCCGTACTACTGTCATACGTGAGATTCCTGGTATTACCGACTGCTTTCAATctaaagaagagaagaaggggcAAGAACCAATCATCAAA CTTACAACAAACGGCTCAAATTTCAAAGGCCTTTGGGAATTTGCTTCCTCGGCCGATGAAACCATTCTAGAGGACGATGAAACATATTCCAATGATATATATGCCATACTCAAGACGTACGGTGTCGAGATGGCCCGCGCCGCCATCTTCAAAGAGATGAGTGGAATTTTCGGTCTTTACAAGATCCAAGTGGACCGACGACATTTGGAACTTATCGCTGATTACATG ACATTTGACGGCGGGTACAAACCGTTCAACCGAAAGGGAATCTCGACAAATCCTTCACCTCTTCTCAAGGCTTCATACGAAACTACGGCAGCGTTCTTGTCCGATGCTACCCTGCACGGAGACTTTGATGACTTGACTACACCCTCTGGAAATATTGTGCTCGGGAGGCCTATATCTACTGGAACAGGAGCGTTCGACGTTCTGATGCCCATCGAGGCAGTGCATTAA
- a CDS encoding uncharacterized protein (BUSCO:EOG09260WUS): protein MDSNLDQYLQLSTFKGKFDVTEFIGGVSEKLITQSKADAGPFDPQPFIQTFEAAVDKLLVVRKELQAKTEQMEKSVRVSEREYSKKMNELNRGFEAVGSSFAGMESRMNEVGSTAIRIGEQLESVHIERQRAQAAYDIIDFYNQFAKGDTTRLDALRKEGRQGRRQVAILLRRLNTVAKEVDLPSADKTREHIEKYCEKFEKEMLNLFDRCYRRGDPKMMHHCAQTLLEFNGGNSCIQVYVNQHDFFINNVREAKDTEDNHLWERIPDPDTSPPKTEKGLTELFFEIRATVDTEAQIVKAVFPNPPMVMQVFLQRVFAQSIQQHMEHLLHKSSTICDLAYLRVLQLVHGQATSLVEDLKAYELSTRSTFGSSSGGSSSGGATSATMTTMLETAMEELFVPYIEGHRYLERESRSLGTLYTSLLVNFTRYHANSQKGKASVFDRVVNQLSAAASTTSTGGVQTTSAQAATALLRFGGFNSEKSAEQSGEEPIREEDGRLDVEFAEKMLRWHAEAIGRCVELSAAHDIAKNTFALLRVLSGAIGTAYVEEALETELSHLDTADAKAEPNLQALAVLKLVDLICHLWQQYVTTTLLPLASSSVTVRREMATFNNQTISRLEGSANHLMHRLIDMIVAWLTAQLAKQKRNDFKPRNDELSFARVNTEPCVACCDMLEKVRDSAKASLSGKNLEIFLTEVGVTFHSLLLEHMRKFPVSATGGLMLGQDIKMYQDTIASFGLPPLTERFEFIRQLGTAFVVQPEILKSYITENYLGRIDPTLLKPYLAMRSDWGQLERGFNDSKEENAPEAKGLKDRFGRLSVIMKDLEGLKSEGFKLGESITLGMPTLPSGLTAGFSMASARPF from the exons ATGGACTCCAATCTTGACCAATATCTCCAGCTCTCGACGTTCAAA GGCAAATTCGATGTTACGGAATTCATTGGGGGAGTTTCTGAGAAGCTCATAACACAATCCAAAGCGGATGCTGGCC CGTTTGACCCTCAACCCTTCATACAAACATTCGAAGCAGCTGTCGACAAACTCCTCGTAGTGCGAAAGGAACTTCAGGCGAAGACAGAACAGATGGAGAAAAGTGTGAGGGTTTCCGAAAGAGAGtattcgaagaagatgaacgAGTTGAATCGTGGGTTTGAG GCTGTGGGCAGCTCCTTCGCTGGTATGGAAAGTCGTATGAACGAAGTTGGCAGCACAGCCATCAGGATAG GTGAACAACTTGAGAGTGTTCACATAGAGCGTCAAAGAGCACAGGCGGCATATGACATTATAGATTTCTATAACCAATTCGCCAAAGGCGACACAACGCGCCTTGATGCACTCAGGAAGGAGGGCCGCCAGGGAAGGCGTCAGGTAGCGATCTTGTTGCGACGTTTGAATACTGTCGCCAAGGAAGTTGACCTTCCATCCGCAGACAAG ACGCGAGAGCATATTGAGAAATACTGCGAGAAATTTGAGAAGGAGATGCTAAATTTGTTTGATCGGTGCTATAGACGAGGGGATCCAAAGATGATGCAT CATTGCGCTCAGACGTTACTAGAGTTCAACGGAGGGAACTCTTGCATCCAGGTGTATGTAAACCAGCACGACTTCTTCATAAACAATGTTCGTGAAGCGAAAGACACTGAGGACAATCATTT ATGGGAACGAATCCCTGATCCTGACACTAGCCCACCGAAGACAGAGAAAGGACTCACCGAATTATTCTTTGAAATAAGGGCAACTGTAGACACGGAAGCTCAGATTGTCAAAGCCGTTTTCCCCAATCCTCCGATGGTTATGCAAGTATTCCTTCAACGAGTGTTTGCGCAATCA ATTCAACAACACATGGAACACCTGCTCCATAAGTCGTCTACTATATGTGATCTAGCCTATCTCCGCGTTCTTCAACTAGTTCACGGTCAAGCAACCTCCCTAGTCGAAGACCTCAAAGCTTACGAGCTATCTACGCGATCCACCTTTGGATCATCGAGTGGTGGTTCTAGTTCAGGTGGGGCGACATCCGCAACGATGACTACGATGCTCGAAACAGCGATGGAAGAATTGTTTGTGCCTTACATAGAAGGACACAGATACCTTGAACGAGAGAGCCGCAGTCTTGGGACATTGTATACGAGCTTACTCGTGAACTTTACACGGTATCAT GCCAACTCTCAGAAAGGGAAGGCATCTGTATTCGATCGCGTTGTCAATCAGCTTAGTGCTGCTGCCTCAACGACTTCAACAGGAGGTGTACAAACGACGTCCGCACAAGCTGCTACCGCACTCCTCAGATTCGGAGGGTTCAATAGCGAGAAGTCCGCCGAACAATCCGGTGAAGAGCCTATTAGAGAGGAGGATGGTCGACTCGATGTAGAGTTCGCCGAAAAGATGTTGAGATGGCATGCAGAGGCGATAGGCAGATGCGTTGAACTCAGCGCAGCACATGACAT CGCTAAGAACACGTTTGCCCTTTTGCGTGTATTGTCTGGAGCAATCGGCACTGCTTATGTGGAAGAAGCGCTTGAAAC TGAATTATCTCATTTGGACACTGCAGATGCAAAAGCGGAACCCAATTTACAAGCTTTAGCCGTATTGAAACTTGTGGATCTTATCTGTCATCTCTGGCAGCAGTACGTCACCACCACGCTCCTCCCTCTTGCGAGCTCGTCCGTAACTGTTCGTCGTGAGATGGCGACATTCAACAACCAGACTATCAGCCGGTTAGAAGGAAGTGCCAATCACCTTATGCATCGACTTATTGATA TGATCGTTGCGTGGTTAACGGCGCAATTGGCAAAGCAGAAGCGAAATGACTTCAAACCGAGGAACGATGAATTGTCCTTTGCAAGAGTCAATACCGAGCCTTGCGTAGCTTGCTGTGATATGTTGGAGAAAGTGCGAGATTCAGCAAAAGCTAGCTTGAGCGGCAAAAATTTGGAAATTTTCTTGACTGAAGTTGGCGTGACCTTTCACAG CCTACTTCTGGAACACATGCGCAAGTTCCCGGTAAGCGCTACTGGAGGCCTGATGCTCGGACA GGACATCAAAATGTATCAGGACACAATCGCCAGCTTCGGGCTTCCACCCTTGACCGAACGCTTCGAATTCATTCGTCAACTCGGTACCGCCTTCGTTGTTCAACCGGAGATCCTCAAGTCATACATCACCGAGAACTACTTGGGCAGAATTGACCCGACTTTGCTCAAACCTTATCTTGCCATGCGAAGCGATTGGGGTCAACTTGAGAGGGGATTCAACGACAGTAAAGAAGAGAATGCGCCCGAAGCGAAGGGTCTCAAAGACCGATTTGGTCGATTGAGCGTCATTATGAAGGACCTTGAAGGTTTGAAGTCGGAAGGCTTCAAACTTGGTGAAAGCATAACGTTGGGTATGCCCACGTTGCCGAGCGGGCTAACTGCAGGTTTTTCAATGGCGAGTGCACGGCCATTTTAA